Proteins co-encoded in one Salvia splendens isolate huo1 chromosome 4, SspV2, whole genome shotgun sequence genomic window:
- the LOC121801383 gene encoding cell number regulator 8-like → MAISDESHPLLPNQEEIETANKKKSGVPVGKIVAAIPVGWTADGLPVSEPMMERTHWDSGLFSCLGRNDQFCSSDLEVCLLGSLAPCVLYGSNIERLGSSPGTFANHCLPYTGLYLMGNTFFGWNCLAPWFSYPIRTAIRRKFNLEGSIARSCGCCGSLVEDEVQREKCETACDFATHVFCHACALCQEGREIRRRLPHPGFNAQPVLVMIPPGEQTMGRQA, encoded by the exons ATGGCGATTTCTGATGAATCCCACCCTCTTTTACCGAATCAAGAAGAAATTGAGACGGCAAATAAGAAGAAATCCGGCGTCCCCGTCGGCAAGATTGTGGCGGCGATCCCGGTGGGATGGACGGCAGACGGTCTACCCGTGTCTGAACCCATGATGGAGAGGACCCACTGGGATTCAGGTCTCTTCTCTTGTCTTGGGAGGAACGACCAATTCTGCAGTAGCGATCTTGAAGTTT GTTTATTGGGTAGTTTGGCTCCTTGTGTGCTCTACGGGAGCAATATAGAACGGCTTGGATCGTCTCCCGGTACATTTGCTAATCACTGCTTGCCTTATACTGGCCTGTATCTGATGGGGAACACCTTTTTCGGTTGGAACTGTCTTGCCCCTTGGTTCTCCTATCCCATCCGTACAGCCATTCGCCGCAAGTTTAATCTAGAG GGAAGCATTGCAAGATCATGTGGGTGTTGTGGAAGCTTAGTAGAGGATGAAGTTCAACGTGAGAAATGTGAGACGGCCTGCGACTTTGCTACTCATGTCTTCTGCCATGCGTGTGCTCTTTGCCAGGAGGGGCGTGAGATCCGTCGTAGGCTTCCACATCCTGGCTTCAATGCCCAACCCGTCCTAGTCATGATTCCCCCCGGGGAACAGACCATGGGCCGTCAAGCATAA